One Stigmatella aurantiaca genomic window, AGAAGTGGGCGCCTGCTTGCTCGTGAAGAAAATGCAGAGACAGCGGTTCCATGTCCGTCGCTATATAGACGCCCAGGAGCGAATGCCACGATGGATGTGAAGCACCTGTCCGCCTTCCAAGCCTTCTCCGCGGAGAAGCTCCAGAAGCACAACGTCTTCCAGTCCGGGCGCTTCTTCCTGGACGTGTACTGCGTCGCCCCCGGGCAGGCGCAGAAGCCCCACCAACACGCCCTGTCCGACAAGGTGTACCTCGTCCTCGAAGGCCGCTGCCGCTTCCGGCTCGGCGCCGAGGAGGAGACCCATGGCGCGGGTGCCACCGTGTTCGCCCCCGCGGGCGTGGAGCACGGCGTGGCCAACGACGGGCCGGACAACGCCCGTCTCCTCGTTCTGATGACCCCCCCTCCGGAGCATGCATGAGCCAGAAGGCCTCCTCGCCCTCTCCCGTCCCCGCCCGTGGCGCCCAGGTGCTCCTGGGCCTGGGCATCGCCGAGAGCGCGCTCTCCCTCTTCCAGTGGTCCCAGCTGCTCACGCTGCGTGGGGGTGGCGCCACCGTGTGTGGCGTCTCCGAGCACGTCAACTGTGAGACCGTGTGGAACTCGCCCTTCGCCAGCCAGGTGCACGCGCTGACGGGCATTCCC contains:
- a CDS encoding cupin domain-containing protein; this translates as MDVKHLSAFQAFSAEKLQKHNVFQSGRFFLDVYCVAPGQAQKPHQHALSDKVYLVLEGRCRFRLGAEEETHGAGATVFAPAGVEHGVANDGPDNARLLVLMTPPPEHA